One window from the genome of Cucumis melo cultivar AY chromosome 12, USDA_Cmelo_AY_1.0, whole genome shotgun sequence encodes:
- the LOC103483488 gene encoding serine/threonine/tyrosine-protein kinase HT1, which translates to MRNLNWFKPISINGKPGRRLSLGEYQRAVSWSKYLVSSGAEIKGEGEEEWSADMSQLFIGFKFATGRHSRIYRGVYKQRDVAIKLISQPEEDENLANFLENQFISEVALLFRLRHPNIITFIAACKKPPVFCIITEYMTGGSLRKYLHQQEPHSVPLNLVLKLALDISRGMQYLHSQGILHRDLKSENLLLGEDMCVKVADFGISCLESQCGSAKGFTGTYRWMAPEMIKEKHHTKKVDVYSFGIVLWELLTALTPFDNLTPEQAAFAVCQKNARPPLPSACPQAFRHLIKRCWSRNPDKRPHFDEIVSVLETYVESYNEDPEFFCHYVPSSSSRCTAWRCLPKCITKQSSATLKPRNSSSS; encoded by the exons ATGAGGAATTTAAACTGGTTTAAGCCAATTTCGATTAATGGGAAGCCTGGGAGGAGGCTTTCACTTGGAGAGTACCAACGGGCTGTGTCGTGGTCTAAGTATTTGGTGTCTTCAGGAGCTGAGATAAAGGGAGAAGGAGAAGAGGAATGGAGTGCTGACATGTCCCAGTTGTTCATTGGCTTCAAATTTGCTACTGGAAGGCATAGTAGGATTTACAGAGGTGTCTATAAGCAAAGGGATGTTGCAATTAAGCTGATAAGCCAGCCTGAGGAGGATGAAAACTTGGCTAATTTTCTTGAGAATCAGTTCATTTCAGAGGTGGCATTGCTGTTTCGATTGAGACATCCCAATATCATCACT TTCATTGCAGCTTGCAAGAAACCTCCAGTGTTTTGTATTATCACGGAGTATATGACAGGTGGTTCGTTAAGAAAATATCTCCATCAACAGGAGCCACATTCTGTTCCGCTGAACTTGGTTTTGAAACTAGCTCTCGACATCTCACGTGGGATGCAGTACCTTCATTCTCAGGGAATACTTCACAGAGACCTTAAATCAGAAAATCTCTTACTCGGTGAAGATATGTGTGTTAAGGTAGCAGATTTTGGTATCTCGTGCTTAGAATCTCAATGCGGAAGTGCGAAGGGATTCACCGGAACTTACCGCTGGATGGCACCTGAAATGATCAAAGAAAAACACCACACAAAGAAAGTTGATGTCTATAGCTTTGGCATCGTCTTGTGGGAGCTCTTAACTGCATTGACACCATTTGATAACTTGACTCCTGAACAGGCAGCATTTGCAGTCTGCCAGAAG AATGCAAGACCACCTCTGCCTTCCGCGTGCCCGCAGGCATTTCGTCATCTGATTAAGAGATGCTGGTCGAGAAATCCCGACAAGCGACCTCATTTTGATGAGATCGTTTCAGTTTTGGAAACTTATGTGGAGTCTTACAATGAAGATCcagaatttttttgtcattatGTCCCCTCATCATCTAGCAGATGCACTGCTTGGAGATGCTTACCAAAATGTATTACCAAACAATCATCTGCTACCTTGAAGCCTAGGAATTCTTCATCCTCTTGA